In Mercurialis annua linkage group LG5, ddMerAnnu1.2, whole genome shotgun sequence, a single genomic region encodes these proteins:
- the LOC126680672 gene encoding nuclear pore complex protein NUP155 isoform X3, which produces MSWEEEVVLRDVTSAGIAVSDRIVREVASQLDLEEALEASRYTSHPYSTHPREWPALIEVGDTWELPPVLIERYNTAGGEGTALCGIFPEIHRAWASVDNSLFLWRFDKWDGQCPEYRAEEQAICAVGLAKAKPGVFVEAIQYLLVLATPVELILVGVCCSGGGDGADPFAEISLQPLQEYTVPSDGVTMTCIACTDTGRIFLAGRDGHVYELHYTTGSGWHKRCRKVCLTAGLGSVISRWVVPNVFKFGAVDPIVEMVVDNERQILYARTEEMKLQVFLLGPDGDGSLKKVAEERNLISHKDTHYGGRQSTGPRASSRSAKPSIVSISPLSTVESKWLHLVVVLSDGRRMYLSTTSSAGNNGTVGGFSRFNQRPNCLKVVTTRPSPPIGVSGGLTFGAVSLASRNPNEDLTLKVETSYYSAGTLILSDSSPPTMSSLVIVNRDSTSQSSASGSLGASPRGSRALREIVSSLPVEGRMLFVADALPLPDTAATVQSLYSELEFFGFESSVESFEKSSGKLWARGDLSTQHILPRRRIVVFSTMGLMEVVFNRPVDILRRLFESNSPRSILEDFFNRFGAGEAAAMCLMLAARIVHSETLISNVVGEKAAETFEDPRVVGMPQLDGMNALSNTRTTTGGFSMGQVVQEAEPVFSGAYEGLCLCSSRLLFPLWEFPVFVSKGGSVSSSAASESGVVTCRLSSEVMKVLENKIRSLEKFLRSRRNHRRGLYGCVAGLGDMTGSILYGGASDLGTSDRSMVRNLFGAYSRNVESAVGGTLNKRQRLPYSPAELAAMEVRAMECIRQLLLRSGEALFLLQLLSQHHIARLVQGFDANILQTLVQLTFHQLVCSEDGDRVATMLISALMEYYTGPDGRGTVDDISGRLREGCPSYFKESDYKFFLAVECLERATLTPDPVEKENLAKEAFNALSKVPESADLRTVCKRFEDLRFYEAVVRLPLQKAQVLDPAGDAFSDQIDAAIREHARAQREQCYEIITSALRSLKGDTPQREFGSPARPSPVRLVLDQASRRKYICQIVQLGVQSPDRLFHEYLYRTMIDLGLENELLEYGGPDLVPFLQNAGRETLQEMRAATSSTGRSGAPINANQAKAFDLLARYYVSKRQHMLAAHILLRLAERRSTDTRDVPTLEQRRQYLSNAVLQAKNASDSGDLAGSTKGALDSGLLDLLEGKLAVLRFQIKIKDELEAVASRYAWRCSILQTILVMLIAVL; this is translated from the exons ATGTCGTGGGAAGAGGAGGTTGTGCTGCGTGACGTGACGAGTGCAGGTATTGCAGTGAGCGACCGCATTGTGAGAGAAGTAGCATCTCAGCTTGACCTAGAAGAAGCTCTAGAAGCTTCTAGATACACCAGTCATCCTTATTCCACTCACCCTAGAGAG TGGCCTGCTCTTATCGAGGTTGGTGACACATGGGAGTTGCCTCCTGTACTTATTGAAAGATATAATACGGCTGGTGGTGAAGGGACAGCTTTATGTGGTATTTTCCCGGAAATTCACCGAGCTTGGGCTTCTGTTGATAATTCTTTGTTTCTATGGCGTTTTGATAAGTG GGATGGACAATGTCCTGAATACAGAGCAGAGGAACAAGCCATCTGCGCTGTTGGTCTTGCTAAAGCTAAACCTGGTGTTTTTGTCGAAGCCATTCAATATTTGTTAGTTTTAGCTACTCCTGTTGAG CTGATTCTTGTCGGTGTATGTTGTTCTGGAGGGGGAGATGGTGCTGATCCATTTGCAGAGATTTCACTACAGCCTTTGCAAGAGTACACAGTCCCGTCTGATGGTGTTACAATGACTTGTATTGCATGTACTGATACGGGTCGTATCTTCCTGGCCGGTCGTGATGGTCATGTTTATGAGTTGCATTACACCACTGGTTCAGGGTGGCATAAGAGATGTCGTAAGGTTTGCCTTACTGCTGGGTTGGGTAGTGTCATCTCAAG GTGGGTTGTCCCAAATGTATTTAAGTTTGGAGCTGTTGATCCCATCGTTGAAATGGTTGTTGACAATGAGAGACAAATTTTATATGCACGAACTGAGGAGATGAAGCTTCAGGTTTTCCTTCTAGGGCCAGATGGAGATGGTTCACTGAAGAAAGTGGCAGAAGAAAGAAATTTGATCAGTCACAAGGATACACATTATGGAGGTAGACAGTCAACAGGACCAAGAGCCTCAAGTAGATCAGCAAAACCATCTATAGTTAGCATTTCACCTCTATCCACAGTGGAATCCAAATGGTTGCACCTTGTCGTTGTTTTATCTGATGGGCGAAGGATGTACCTGTCTACTACTTCATCTGCTGGAAATAATGGTACAGTTGGCGGTTTTAGTCGATTCAATCAGAGACCAAACTGCTTAAAAGTAGTAACAACTAGGCCCTCTCCTCCCATAGGCGTCAGTGGTGGACTTACCTTTGGAGCTGTATCTCTTGCCAGTAGAAATCCAAATGAGGATCTCACACTAAAAGTTGAAACATCTTATTATTCTGCTGGAACTCTTATTCTTTCTGATTCATCCCCACCAACTATGTCTTCTCTTGTCATTGTGAACAGAGACTCAACTTCACAATCGTCTGCTTCAGGTAGTTTAGGTGCAAGCCCAAGGGGTTCTCGAGCTCTAAGAGAGATTGTGTCTTCTCTACCTGTTGAAGGCAGAATGCTTTTTGTGGCTGATGCATTACCTTTACCAGATACAGCTGCCACTGTGCAGTCATTATATTCAGAACTGGAATTTTTTGGTTTCGAAAGCTCAGTGGAGTCCTTTGAAAAGTCATCTGGAAAGCTTTGGGCTAGAGGTGATCTTTCGACCCAGCATATTCTTCCAAGGCGAAGAATTGTTGTTTTCAGTACCATGGGTTTGATGGAAGTAGTTTTTAACAGGCCTGTCGACATTCTGAGGAGGCTGTTTGAGTCCAATTCACCTAGATCAATCTTGGAAGATTTTTTCAATCGTTTTGGAGCTGGTGAGGCAGCCGCAATGTGTTTAATGCTAGCTGCTAGGATAGTTCATTCTGAGACTCTTATAAGCAATGTTGTTGGTGAGAAAGCAGCAGAAACATTTGAGGATCCAAGGGTTGTTGGAATGCCACAACTTGATGGTATGAATGCACTATCAAACACTAGAACAACAACTGGTGGTTTTAGTATGGGACAGGTTGTTCAGGAGGCTGAGCCTGTATTTTCAGGTGCATATGAAGGACTATGCTTGTGCTCATCAAGGTTACTTTTTCCTCTCTGGGAATTCCCTGTTTTTGTCAGCAAAGGTGGATCAGTTTCATCCAGTGCTGCATCTGAAAGTGGGGTAGTCACTTGCAGACTCTCTTCTGAGGTTATGAAGGTCCTTGAAAACAAAATTCGCTCTTTAGAGAAATTCTTGAGGTCCCGGAGGAACCACAGAAGGGGGCTTTATGGCTGTGTAGCTGGTTTAGGAGATATGACTGGTTCTATATTGTATGGAGGTGCTTCAGACTTGGGTACGAGCGACAGAAGTATGGTGAGGAACTTATTCGGTGCATACTCAAGGAATGTTGAGTCTGCTGTTGGTGGGACATTGAATAAAAGGCAGCGGTTACCTTATAGTCCTGCAGAGTTGGCTGCCATGGAG GTCAGGGCAATGGAGTGTATCAGACAATTACTTCTTCGATCTGGTGAAGCTTTATTTTTGCTACAGCTTCTTAGTCAGCATCATATTGCACGCTTGGTTCAGGGCTTTGATGCTAATATACTACAGACATTGGTGCAATTAACATTTCATCAGCTAGTTTGTTCTGAGGACGGTGATCGTGTTGCTACGATGTTAATATCTGCGCTAATGGAG TATTATACTGGTCCTGATGGAAGAGGCACAGTGGATGATATTAGTGGGAGACTACGGGAGGGCTGTCCAAGCTATTTCAAGGAGTCAGATTACAAATTTTTCCTGGCTGTGGAATGTCTTGAACGAGCTACTTTAACTCCAGACCCCGTGGAGAAGGAGAATCTTGCTAAGGAAGCCTTCAACGCCTTAAGCAAAGTTCCAGAGTCCGCAGATTTAAGAACTGTTTGCAAAAGATTCGAGGACTTGAG ATTTTATGAAGCCGTGGTGCGGTTGCCTCTGCAGAAGGCTCAGGTTCTTGATCCTGCTGGTGATGCTTTCAGTGACCAAATCGATGCAGCAATTAGGGAACATGCACGTGCTCAGCGTGAACAATGCTATGAGATAATTACTAGTGCTTTACGTTCTCTAAAAGGGGACACACCGCAAAGGGAGTTTGGATCTCCAGCGAGACCTTCTCCCGTGCGGTTAGTGCTTGATCAGGCTTCTCGACGGAAATATATATGCCAGATTGTTCAGCTGGGTGTCCAATCCCCAGACAGATTGTTTCATGAGTATCTGTACCGGACTATGATTGATTTGGGCCTTGAAAATGAGCTGTTGGAGTATGGAGGGCCAGATTTAGTGCCTTTCTTACAGAATGCTGGCCGTGAAACTTTACAAGAG ATGCGGGCTGCAACTTCTTCCACTGGCCGTTCAGGTGCACCCATCAATGCTAATCAAGCAAAAGCCTTTGATCTTTTGGCACGGTATTATGTTTCGAAGCGGCAGCATATGCTTGCAGCTCACATATTGCTTAGACTGGCCGAAAGACGTTCAACTGATACAAGAGATGTTCCTACTCTTGAACAAAG GCGCCAATACTTAAGCAATGCCGTTCTGCAGGCTAAGAATGCAAGCGACAGTGGTGATTTGGCAGGTTCCACAAAGGGTGCCTTAGACAGTGGATTGCTAGATTTACTTGAAGGGAAGCTTGCAGTGCTTCGATTTcagattaaaataaaagatgaacTGGAGGCTGTAGCTTCCAG ATATGCCTGGAGATGCTCTATTTTGCAAACTATTCTGGTGATGCTGATAGCAGTATTGTAA
- the LOC126680672 gene encoding nuclear pore complex protein NUP155 isoform X1, translating to MSWEEEVVLRDVTSAGIAVSDRIVREVASQLDLEEALEASRYTSHPYSTHPREWPALIEVGDTWELPPVLIERYNTAGGEGTALCGIFPEIHRAWASVDNSLFLWRFDKWDGQCPEYRAEEQAICAVGLAKAKPGVFVEAIQYLLVLATPVELILVGVCCSGGGDGADPFAEISLQPLQEYTVPSDGVTMTCIACTDTGRIFLAGRDGHVYELHYTTGSGWHKRCRKVCLTAGLGSVISRWVVPNVFKFGAVDPIVEMVVDNERQILYARTEEMKLQVFLLGPDGDGSLKKVAEERNLISHKDTHYGGRQSTGPRASSRSAKPSIVSISPLSTVESKWLHLVVVLSDGRRMYLSTTSSAGNNGTVGGFSRFNQRPNCLKVVTTRPSPPIGVSGGLTFGAVSLASRNPNEDLTLKVETSYYSAGTLILSDSSPPTMSSLVIVNRDSTSQSSASGSLGASPRGSRALREIVSSLPVEGRMLFVADALPLPDTAATVQSLYSELEFFGFESSVESFEKSSGKLWARGDLSTQHILPRRRIVVFSTMGLMEVVFNRPVDILRRLFESNSPRSILEDFFNRFGAGEAAAMCLMLAARIVHSETLISNVVGEKAAETFEDPRVVGMPQLDGMNALSNTRTTTGGFSMGQVVQEAEPVFSGAYEGLCLCSSRLLFPLWEFPVFVSKGGSVSSSAASESGVVTCRLSSEVMKVLENKIRSLEKFLRSRRNHRRGLYGCVAGLGDMTGSILYGGASDLGTSDRSMVRNLFGAYSRNVESAVGGTLNKRQRLPYSPAELAAMEVRAMECIRQLLLRSGEALFLLQLLSQHHIARLVQGFDANILQTLVQLTFHQLVCSEDGDRVATMLISALMEYYTGPDGRGTVDDISGRLREGCPSYFKESDYKFFLAVECLERATLTPDPVEKENLAKEAFNALSKVPESADLRTVCKRFEDLRFYEAVVRLPLQKAQVLDPAGDAFSDQIDAAIREHARAQREQCYEIITSALRSLKGDTPQREFGSPARPSPVRLVLDQASRRKYICQIVQLGVQSPDRLFHEYLYRTMIDLGLENELLEYGGPDLVPFLQNAGRETLQEMRAATSSTGRSGAPINANQAKAFDLLARYYVSKRQHMLAAHILLRLAERRSTDTRDVPTLEQRRQYLSNAVLQAKNASDSGDLAGSTKGALDSGLLDLLEGKLAVLRFQIKIKDELEAVASRLESSSSMSESEQNGPVPDNNANPEYAKIALEKAKELSLDLKSITQLYNEYAVPFELWEICLEMLYFANYSGDADSSIVKETWGRLIDQALSRGGIAEACSVLKKVGSHMYPGDGAILPLDTLCLHLEKAALERLESGIEAVGDEDVARALLAACKGAIEPVLNAYDQLLSNGAILPSPNLRLRLLRSVLLILREWAMSILAQRMGTTTSGASLILGGTLSRQQTMSINQGIRDKITSASNRYMTEVRRLPLPQTKTEAVYRGFRELEESLISSFSFDRL from the exons ATGTCGTGGGAAGAGGAGGTTGTGCTGCGTGACGTGACGAGTGCAGGTATTGCAGTGAGCGACCGCATTGTGAGAGAAGTAGCATCTCAGCTTGACCTAGAAGAAGCTCTAGAAGCTTCTAGATACACCAGTCATCCTTATTCCACTCACCCTAGAGAG TGGCCTGCTCTTATCGAGGTTGGTGACACATGGGAGTTGCCTCCTGTACTTATTGAAAGATATAATACGGCTGGTGGTGAAGGGACAGCTTTATGTGGTATTTTCCCGGAAATTCACCGAGCTTGGGCTTCTGTTGATAATTCTTTGTTTCTATGGCGTTTTGATAAGTG GGATGGACAATGTCCTGAATACAGAGCAGAGGAACAAGCCATCTGCGCTGTTGGTCTTGCTAAAGCTAAACCTGGTGTTTTTGTCGAAGCCATTCAATATTTGTTAGTTTTAGCTACTCCTGTTGAG CTGATTCTTGTCGGTGTATGTTGTTCTGGAGGGGGAGATGGTGCTGATCCATTTGCAGAGATTTCACTACAGCCTTTGCAAGAGTACACAGTCCCGTCTGATGGTGTTACAATGACTTGTATTGCATGTACTGATACGGGTCGTATCTTCCTGGCCGGTCGTGATGGTCATGTTTATGAGTTGCATTACACCACTGGTTCAGGGTGGCATAAGAGATGTCGTAAGGTTTGCCTTACTGCTGGGTTGGGTAGTGTCATCTCAAG GTGGGTTGTCCCAAATGTATTTAAGTTTGGAGCTGTTGATCCCATCGTTGAAATGGTTGTTGACAATGAGAGACAAATTTTATATGCACGAACTGAGGAGATGAAGCTTCAGGTTTTCCTTCTAGGGCCAGATGGAGATGGTTCACTGAAGAAAGTGGCAGAAGAAAGAAATTTGATCAGTCACAAGGATACACATTATGGAGGTAGACAGTCAACAGGACCAAGAGCCTCAAGTAGATCAGCAAAACCATCTATAGTTAGCATTTCACCTCTATCCACAGTGGAATCCAAATGGTTGCACCTTGTCGTTGTTTTATCTGATGGGCGAAGGATGTACCTGTCTACTACTTCATCTGCTGGAAATAATGGTACAGTTGGCGGTTTTAGTCGATTCAATCAGAGACCAAACTGCTTAAAAGTAGTAACAACTAGGCCCTCTCCTCCCATAGGCGTCAGTGGTGGACTTACCTTTGGAGCTGTATCTCTTGCCAGTAGAAATCCAAATGAGGATCTCACACTAAAAGTTGAAACATCTTATTATTCTGCTGGAACTCTTATTCTTTCTGATTCATCCCCACCAACTATGTCTTCTCTTGTCATTGTGAACAGAGACTCAACTTCACAATCGTCTGCTTCAGGTAGTTTAGGTGCAAGCCCAAGGGGTTCTCGAGCTCTAAGAGAGATTGTGTCTTCTCTACCTGTTGAAGGCAGAATGCTTTTTGTGGCTGATGCATTACCTTTACCAGATACAGCTGCCACTGTGCAGTCATTATATTCAGAACTGGAATTTTTTGGTTTCGAAAGCTCAGTGGAGTCCTTTGAAAAGTCATCTGGAAAGCTTTGGGCTAGAGGTGATCTTTCGACCCAGCATATTCTTCCAAGGCGAAGAATTGTTGTTTTCAGTACCATGGGTTTGATGGAAGTAGTTTTTAACAGGCCTGTCGACATTCTGAGGAGGCTGTTTGAGTCCAATTCACCTAGATCAATCTTGGAAGATTTTTTCAATCGTTTTGGAGCTGGTGAGGCAGCCGCAATGTGTTTAATGCTAGCTGCTAGGATAGTTCATTCTGAGACTCTTATAAGCAATGTTGTTGGTGAGAAAGCAGCAGAAACATTTGAGGATCCAAGGGTTGTTGGAATGCCACAACTTGATGGTATGAATGCACTATCAAACACTAGAACAACAACTGGTGGTTTTAGTATGGGACAGGTTGTTCAGGAGGCTGAGCCTGTATTTTCAGGTGCATATGAAGGACTATGCTTGTGCTCATCAAGGTTACTTTTTCCTCTCTGGGAATTCCCTGTTTTTGTCAGCAAAGGTGGATCAGTTTCATCCAGTGCTGCATCTGAAAGTGGGGTAGTCACTTGCAGACTCTCTTCTGAGGTTATGAAGGTCCTTGAAAACAAAATTCGCTCTTTAGAGAAATTCTTGAGGTCCCGGAGGAACCACAGAAGGGGGCTTTATGGCTGTGTAGCTGGTTTAGGAGATATGACTGGTTCTATATTGTATGGAGGTGCTTCAGACTTGGGTACGAGCGACAGAAGTATGGTGAGGAACTTATTCGGTGCATACTCAAGGAATGTTGAGTCTGCTGTTGGTGGGACATTGAATAAAAGGCAGCGGTTACCTTATAGTCCTGCAGAGTTGGCTGCCATGGAG GTCAGGGCAATGGAGTGTATCAGACAATTACTTCTTCGATCTGGTGAAGCTTTATTTTTGCTACAGCTTCTTAGTCAGCATCATATTGCACGCTTGGTTCAGGGCTTTGATGCTAATATACTACAGACATTGGTGCAATTAACATTTCATCAGCTAGTTTGTTCTGAGGACGGTGATCGTGTTGCTACGATGTTAATATCTGCGCTAATGGAG TATTATACTGGTCCTGATGGAAGAGGCACAGTGGATGATATTAGTGGGAGACTACGGGAGGGCTGTCCAAGCTATTTCAAGGAGTCAGATTACAAATTTTTCCTGGCTGTGGAATGTCTTGAACGAGCTACTTTAACTCCAGACCCCGTGGAGAAGGAGAATCTTGCTAAGGAAGCCTTCAACGCCTTAAGCAAAGTTCCAGAGTCCGCAGATTTAAGAACTGTTTGCAAAAGATTCGAGGACTTGAG ATTTTATGAAGCCGTGGTGCGGTTGCCTCTGCAGAAGGCTCAGGTTCTTGATCCTGCTGGTGATGCTTTCAGTGACCAAATCGATGCAGCAATTAGGGAACATGCACGTGCTCAGCGTGAACAATGCTATGAGATAATTACTAGTGCTTTACGTTCTCTAAAAGGGGACACACCGCAAAGGGAGTTTGGATCTCCAGCGAGACCTTCTCCCGTGCGGTTAGTGCTTGATCAGGCTTCTCGACGGAAATATATATGCCAGATTGTTCAGCTGGGTGTCCAATCCCCAGACAGATTGTTTCATGAGTATCTGTACCGGACTATGATTGATTTGGGCCTTGAAAATGAGCTGTTGGAGTATGGAGGGCCAGATTTAGTGCCTTTCTTACAGAATGCTGGCCGTGAAACTTTACAAGAG ATGCGGGCTGCAACTTCTTCCACTGGCCGTTCAGGTGCACCCATCAATGCTAATCAAGCAAAAGCCTTTGATCTTTTGGCACGGTATTATGTTTCGAAGCGGCAGCATATGCTTGCAGCTCACATATTGCTTAGACTGGCCGAAAGACGTTCAACTGATACAAGAGATGTTCCTACTCTTGAACAAAG GCGCCAATACTTAAGCAATGCCGTTCTGCAGGCTAAGAATGCAAGCGACAGTGGTGATTTGGCAGGTTCCACAAAGGGTGCCTTAGACAGTGGATTGCTAGATTTACTTGAAGGGAAGCTTGCAGTGCTTCGATTTcagattaaaataaaagatgaacTGGAGGCTGTAGCTTCCAGGTTAGAATCTTCATCTAGCATGTCTGAGTCTGAACAAAATGGACCAGTCCCTGATAACAATGCAAATCCAGAGTATGCAAAAATTGCACTAGAAAAAGCCAAAGAGCTATCATTGGATTTGAAAAGCATAACGCAACTATATAATGAATATGCAGTTCCTTTTGAACTCTGGGAG ATATGCCTGGAGATGCTCTATTTTGCAAACTATTCTGGTGATGCTGATAGCAGTATTGTAAAAGAAACCTGGGGAAGGCTGATTGATCAAGCTCTTTCAAGGGGTGGGATTGCTGAAGCTTGTTCAGTGCTGAAGAAGGTTGGTTCTCACATGTATCCGGGAGATGGAGCCATTTTACCATTAGACACACTCTGTCTTCACCTTGAGAAGGCTGCACTG GAGAGATTGGAGTCAGGGATTGAAGCTGTTGGAGATGAAGATGTAGCAAGAGCTCTCCTTGCTGCCTGTAAGGGTGCAATTGAACCAGTACTGAATGCATATGATCAGTTGTTATCAAATGGAGCTATTTTGCCCTCTCCCAACCTTAGGTTGCGTCTCCTTCGATCAGTGCTACTCATACTCCGAGAATGGGCCATGTCTATATTAGCACAGAGGATGGGTACTACTACAAGTGGAGCTTCTTTAATATTAGGCGGAACACTGTCACGGCAGCAAACAATGAGCATTAATCAAGGGATTCGGGATAAGATCACAAGTGCATCAAACAG GTACATGACTGAGGTGAGGAGGTTACCCCTTCCTCAAACCAAGACCGAGGCGGTTTACCGAGGATTCCGAGAACTTGAAGAGTCATTGATAAGTTCTTTTTCTTTCGATCGACTCTAA